In Haloarcula rubripromontorii, the sequence CAGCGACGCGGCGTCGTCTGCGATCTCGTGGACCATCGACAGATCCGTCTCGTCGCCGTCGCCGCGGAACCCGACGGTCGTCATTCCGGCGGCGACGGCAGCGCGTGCGCCCGCGGTGGAATCCTCGACGGCCCAGCAGTCCTCGGGCGCAACGCCCAGTTCTGCCGCGCCCTGCTCGTAGATGTCTGGCTCCGGCTTACCGGGGCCGTCGATGTCATTTGCGCTGATGGCGACATCGAACTTCGAGAGGAGGTCGAAGCGCTCGTCGGCCACGTCGATCCAGGCCCACGGTGCGGAGGTCGTCAGCGCCAGTGCCACGCCGGCGTCTCGCAGGTCGTCGAGCAGTGCGTGTGCCCCATCGAGGAACGTCGCCTCGTTGGCGTAGATCCGCTCGCCGTGCTCCTCGAACAGCCCCTCGAAAACCTCGCGGCTGATTTCGAGGTCGTACTCTGCGTTCAGGTCCGGATACACCTCTCGGTAGTTCCGGCCGGTAATCGCGGCCAGCGGGATGTCGTCGTTCGGTGCGGCCGTCGGCAGGATATCCTCGCGCTGGGCACGGACCCAGTGGTCTTCGGACTGGACGAGCACGCCGTCCATATCGAAACAGACCGCAGCAGGCGGTTCACTCATTGCCTTGGTGTCACTCGGCGACGGCTTTGGCTGTTGTGACTCGGGCGGCACGACCGTGCTACGAAATCCCGCCCACCGACTGAGGATTTAAATACCGAAACCCGGACAGGTGAGTCCATGCACGACGGAACCCGTGTGATCGCTGGTGAATGTACGACCGTTTTCGAGGGACCGCGCGAGCGAGAGCAGCGCGGCGACGTACTCGTCGTCGTCAAACCGGACAACACCGTTCTTGTTCACGACGCCGAAGGGTATCAACCGGTCGCGTGGCTCACACGCGCAGAAAGCGTCACTATCGATAACGGAGCGGTGACCGCCCGCGACGGCGACGAACTCCTCCGGGTGGTCACCCACGAGGAACACGGCAGTGGCCGCTATCCGGCCTCGAACGCCGGCGTTCCGGTGCGCGACTGTCCCGACTGCGCTGGGACGCTGGTTCGCGCCCGTAGCGAGGTCACCTGTACCGGCTGTGACGCTGCATACGGGATTCCAAGCGACGCTGCAGTCACCGGCGGCCGCTGTGACGACTGCGGACTCCCGACGCTTCGGGTGGAACGCGGGCGGGCATTCGAACTGTGTCTCGACCGAGAGTGTGACTCACTGGACGACGCTGTCACCGCGGCCTTCGACCGCGAGTGGGGATGTCCTCACTGTGACGGCGACTTGCTGATTCTCCGCCGCGGCGGCCTGCTCGCCGGCTGTGAGCACTACCCTGACTGTGACACCGGTTTCTCCATGCCGTCCGGCGTCGTCGTCGGTAACTGTGACTGCGGCCTGCCGCTGTTCGAAACCGCTGGCGGCACGCGGTGTCTGGACAGTTCTTGCGCACAACGGGAGTGAATACTGACCCTCCGCACTCGTCCAACTTCGCTACCGGTTCGGACCCGCAGGGGCTTTGTCGCCGCGGGGGCCACGTCAGAGCATGGAACTAACGCTCGACGGTGATGTCGTGCGGGCCGGCTACGAGGCGCGCGAGCGGTTCTATGACTCGCGCGGCTACGGCAAGGTCCGTAACGGCGACATCGACCTGGCCCCGGTGGAGGCCGCACACCTCCTCTACCGCGGGGATATCGAGAGCATCGACGGCATGGACTTCCGGGCGTTCCTCGGATCGGCGGCCGTCTCCGAGGTCGAGTTCGCCGTCTACAAGGACCTCCGTGACCGCGGCTTCTACCTCACGCCAGCCCGTGAAGGGTGGGTCGACGACGCCGCAAGTACGGACTTCGTAGTCTACCCTCGCGGGAAAGGCCCGTGGGACAACGAGGTGGCCTACCGCGTCCGGGTCGTCGGCGAGCGCGACGCCGTCGACGCCGCGGCCCTAGGCGACTGCGTGCTGGCGGTCGTCGACGAGGAGAGCGAGGTCACCTACCTCGACACCGACCGGCGCGACGTTGAAGGAACCAGCGACGCTGTCGTCCCGGCAACGGAAGGGGAACTGCTCGGAGAGCGGGTGGTGTGCTGGGTACCGCCGGCGGAGCTGTACGAGCAGGCGTTCTACGGCCAGCAACTCGGCGATGACGGCGCAGTGCAGCTCTCCCTCGTTGAAGCCGCGTATCTCGCACAGGCGGGACTGCTCACGGTCGATGGCGGGGCCGAGGCCGTCGTCGAGCGCGGCCGCGAGGTCGAGGGAGACCGTTTTGACCGTCGACTAGCTGTCTATGCGGCCCTGCGAGCGAGCGGCGTCGCGCCGAAGACCGGCTTCAAGTTCGGCGCGGACTTCCGGACCTACGCCGATGTCGAAAGTGCGGCGAACCTCGGGCACTCGGAGCTACTGGTGCGTGTGCTGCCGGCCGACCACCGGTTCGAGCCGCGGGACCTCGCGCTGGACGTGCGTCTGGCTCACGGCGTCCGGAAGACAATGGTGTTCGCACTCACGACGGACGGCGGTGATGGCGATATCGAGTGGATCGCCGTCGAGCGACTGACGCCCTGAGCCGGCCGGGTGTCGCGGTCGGTCAGTGGGTGTCTGCTCGTCGGTCCGTCGGCGCACGGAAACGAACCCTTTTTGCGCCGACCGGGACCAAAACACCTGTAACGTGGCTCACCGCGAGCCGACCACAGCTATGACAACGGACGACTCCCACCACGACGACGCATCGCCCGACGAGGACCGCCGCCAGTCGGGCGGAGCGTGGCGGGAGCCTGACGCCCCCTCCGGCGACGACCCAGTGCTACCGGACGGCGGCACCGAGGCCGAAGGGGCCGACGAAGCGACGCTCGACCCGTGGGGCTCCTCGACGATCGCCGACTACCGCAAGCTGTTCGAGCAGTTCGGCATCGAGGAGTTCGACGAGGTGCTTCCCGAAGTCCCCAATCCGCACTACCTGATGCGCCGGGGCGTCATCTTCGGCCACCGAGACTACCGACCGGTCGCCGAAGCCATGCGCAACGACGACCCCTTCGCCGCGCTGTCGGGGTTCATGCCGACCGGCGACCCACACATCGGCCACAAGCTCGTCTTCGACGAGATCATCTGGCATCAACAGCAGGGCGGGGACGCACACGCGCTCATCGCCGACCTCGAAGCCCACAGCGCCCGCGGGCTGTCGTGGGACGAAATCGACGAGCACGCGACGGACTACGTCCTCTCGCTGCTTGCACTGGGCTTTGACCCAGACGAGGGGACGCTGTACCGCCAGTCCGACAACCGTGAGGTGCAGGACCTCGCCTTTGAACTCGGGGCCGAGGCGAACTTCTCGGAGCT encodes:
- a CDS encoding HAD family hydrolase; protein product: MSEPPAAVCFDMDGVLVQSEDHWVRAQREDILPTAAPNDDIPLAAITGRNYREVYPDLNAEYDLEISREVFEGLFEEHGERIYANEATFLDGAHALLDDLRDAGVALALTTSAPWAWIDVADERFDLLSKFDVAISANDIDGPGKPEPDIYEQGAAELGVAPEDCWAVEDSTAGARAAVAAGMTTVGFRGDGDETDLSMVHEIADDAASLRQVLLAGV
- a CDS encoding endonuclease NucS domain-containing protein, which codes for MHDGTRVIAGECTTVFEGPREREQRGDVLVVVKPDNTVLVHDAEGYQPVAWLTRAESVTIDNGAVTARDGDELLRVVTHEEHGSGRYPASNAGVPVRDCPDCAGTLVRARSEVTCTGCDAAYGIPSDAAVTGGRCDDCGLPTLRVERGRAFELCLDRECDSLDDAVTAAFDREWGCPHCDGDLLILRRGGLLAGCEHYPDCDTGFSMPSGVVVGNCDCGLPLFETAGGTRCLDSSCAQRE
- the endA gene encoding tRNA-intron lyase, encoding MELTLDGDVVRAGYEARERFYDSRGYGKVRNGDIDLAPVEAAHLLYRGDIESIDGMDFRAFLGSAAVSEVEFAVYKDLRDRGFYLTPAREGWVDDAASTDFVVYPRGKGPWDNEVAYRVRVVGERDAVDAAALGDCVLAVVDEESEVTYLDTDRRDVEGTSDAVVPATEGELLGERVVCWVPPAELYEQAFYGQQLGDDGAVQLSLVEAAYLAQAGLLTVDGGAEAVVERGREVEGDRFDRRLAVYAALRASGVAPKTGFKFGADFRTYADVESAANLGHSELLVRVLPADHRFEPRDLALDVRLAHGVRKTMVFALTTDGGDGDIEWIAVERLTP